From the Tenacibaculum dicentrarchi genome, the window TATTTCTGATTAAATTATCAATTGACCAACAATTTTTTTCTGTATTAGAGATTAAAAAATAAAAGAATAAGCCATAAATCATTTGTATACCAGCCCAATCCCAATTTTCAATTAATGTTGAACCAAATAAGAGGAAAATAATTACTATTGCTCCTGTAATACTTGCACGATAGGTGAATAATCCCAAAATTAATAATAACCCAATTCCAAATTCTGCAAAGGGTAACACAGTTCCCCAAATAGAGACAGTAAAAGATGGTATTAAGCTGTCTTGAAAAGTTGTTACCATCCAATCTCTAAATCCGTTTAATTTTGAGAAACGAACTAATCCATGTCCTAAAAAATTAATAC encodes:
- a CDS encoding DoxX family membrane protein, whose amino-acid sequence is MSKTTPQQTAFALLRIIMGINFLGHGLVRFSKLNGFRDWMVTTFQDSLIPSFTVSIWGTVLPFAEFGIGLLLILGLFTYRASITGAIVIIFLLFGSTLIENWDWAGIQMIYGLFFYFLISNTEKNCWSIDNLIRNNNEN